Proteins encoded together in one Miscanthus floridulus cultivar M001 chromosome 16, ASM1932011v1, whole genome shotgun sequence window:
- the LOC136513618 gene encoding sister chromatid cohesion 1 protein 1-like isoform X1 produces MFYSHQLLARKEPLGQIWMAATLHSKINRKRLDKLDIIKICEEILNPSVPMALRLSGILMGGVVIVYERKVKLFYADVSRLLTEINEAWRIKPATDTTVLSKGKAQAKYEAVTLPEKIINMVVEQPMFFSETDGARFRGMQLEDLDEQYFNVNLDDDDFSHADQCHQAEAVNITLVDNFESGLAETDVFNRFERFDIADDETTVNITPDEHPQVPSTLVPSPPRQEDPPQQEEQYYAAPSPVHEEPQQGGPEEQKMKQQQPPKASKRKACRELPQVIMDNNQMMIPGNIYQTWLKDASSLVSKRRKVNSNFNFIRSTKISDLVDIPPAALISHDNSPSELYYPKPLMQLWKDCTEVKSTKASSGGQRSSSQEQQPKNSPPHEFPPQAGGEYEMETGGLPMDFTDGIEKLRANMSAEYDRAYDTLHSDHSVTPGSPAGLSHRSASSSGGSGRAFIPLDPEVQFPSGSGRSKRGRHSSARSLGNLDTVEENFPLEQEVMDFKMRRLSDYAPTPDLLEETEPTQTPYERRSNPMDKVTETIMSHLKVHFDSPGAPQSESLSHLAHGMTKARAARLFYQATVLATCDYIKVTQLKPYGDILISRGSKM; encoded by the exons ATGTTCTACTCGCATCAGCTCCTCGCGCGGAAGGAGCCGCTCGGCCAGATATG GATGGCGGCGACACTCCACTCGAAGATCAACCGCAAGCGGCTCGACAAGCTCGACATCATCAAAATCTG TGAGGAGATTTTGAACCCCTCGGTGCCCATGGCTCTGAGGCTCTCTGGAATCCTCATGG GTGGCGTGGTGATCGTGTACGAGAGGAAGGTGAAGCTTTTCTACG CTGATGTGTCTCGGCTTCTG ACTGAGATCAACGAGGCATGGCGGATAAAACCGGCCACAGACACCACCGTCCTCTCCAAGGGTAAAGCCCAAGCCAA GTATGAAGCAGTAACATTACCAGAGAAAATTATCAATATGGTGGTGGAACAGCCCATGTTTTTCTCAGAGACTGACGGTGCCAGGTTCCGAGGAATG CAATTGGAAGATCTGGATGAACAGTACTTTAATGTCAATCTTGATGATGATGACTTCTCTCATGCTGATCAGTGTCATCAAG CTGAAGCAGTGAATATAACCCTGGTCGATAATTTTGAGTCTGGGCTTGCAGAAACTGATGTGTTCAATCGCTTTGAGAG ATTTGACATAGCAGATGATGAGACCACAGTCAATATCACTCCTGATGAGCACCCACAAGTTCCAAGTACGCTGGTTCCCTCACCACCTAGGCAGGAAGACCCTCCTCAGCAAGAAGAACAGTACTATGCTGCCCCCTCCCCTGTTCATGAAGAACCTCAACAAG GGGGACCAGAGGAGCAGAAGATGAAG CAGCAGCAACCACCTAAAGCATCAAAGCGGAAAGCATGTAGGGAACTCCCACAAGTAATTATGGACAATAACCAGATGATGATCCCGGGAAACATATATCAGACATGGCTGAAGGATGCGTCAAGCCTTGTCTCAAAAAGGCGTAAAGTTAACAGT AATTTTAATTTTATTCGATCAACCAAGATAAGTGATCTCGTGGACATCCCCCCAGCTGCTCTAATATCTCATGACAACTCACCCTCAGAATTATATTATCCTAAGCCACTTATGCAGCTCTGGAAGGACTGCACTGAAGTCAAGTCCACAAAAGCTTCTTCAG GAGGGCAGCGATCATCATCACAAGAACAACAGCCGAAAAACTCACCACCACATGAATTTCCACCTCAG GCTGGGGGAGAGTATGAGATGGAAACAGGTGGTCTGCCGATGGACTTCACAGATGGCATTGAAAAACTCAGAGCAAACATGAGTGCAGAGTATGACAGAGCTTACGATACTCTGCACAGTGACCATAGTGTTACTCCTGGAAGTCCTG CAGGGTTAAGTCACAGGTCTGCTTCAAGTTCTGGTGGCTCTGGACGGGCGTTTATACCATTGGATCCAGAAGTACAATTTCCATCAGGAAGTGGAAG GTCCAAGAGGGGGCGGCATTCATCTGCAAGAAGCTTGGGGAATCTTGATACTGTTGAGGAAAATTTTCCACTGGAGCAGGAAGTGATGGACTTCAAGATGAGAAGGCTTTCAGATTATGCTCCAACTCCTG ACCTACTGGAAGAAACTGAACCGACTCAAACCCCATATGAGAGGCGCTCCAATCCAATGGACAAGGTCACAGAAACAATCATGTC GCACCTCAAAGTTCATTTCGATAGCCCAGGTGCCCCGCAATCTGAATCCTTAAGTCATCTAGCTCATGGGATGACCAAAGCCAGGGCAGCCCGACTATTCTATCAAGCAACCg TTTTGGCAACTTGTGATTACATCAAGGTTACTCAGCTGAAACCGTACGGAGACATCTTGATCTCCAGAGGATCAAAGATGTGA
- the LOC136513618 gene encoding sister chromatid cohesion 1 protein 1-like isoform X4, which produces MFYSHQLLARKEPLGQIWMAATLHSKINRKRLDKLDIIKICEEILNPSVPMALRLSGILMGGVVIVYERKVKLFYADVSRLLTEINEAWRIKPATDTTVLSKGKAQAKYEAVTLPEKIINMVVEQPMFFSETDGARFRGMQLEDLDEQYFNVNLDDDDFSHADQCHQAEAVNITLVDNFESGLAETDVFNRFERFDIADDETTVNITPDEHPQVPSTLVPSPPRQEDPPQQEEQYYAAPSPVHEEPQQGGPEEQKMKQPPKASKRKACRELPQVIMDNNQMMIPGNIYQTWLKDASSLVSKRRKVNSNFNFIRSTKISDLVDIPPAALISHDNSPSELYYPKPLMQLWKDCTEVKSTKASSGGQRSSSQEQQPKNSPPHEFPPQAGGEYEMETGGLPMDFTDGIEKLRANMSAEYDRAYDTLHSDHSVTPGSPAGLSHRSASSSGGSGRAFIPLDPEVQFPSGSGRSKRGRHSSARSLGNLDTVEENFPLEQEVMDFKMRRLSDYAPTPDLLEETEPTQTPYERRSNPMDKVTETIMSHLKVHFDSPGAPQSESLSHLAHGMTKARAARLFYQATVLATCDYIKVTQLKPYGDILISRGSKM; this is translated from the exons ATGTTCTACTCGCATCAGCTCCTCGCGCGGAAGGAGCCGCTCGGCCAGATATG GATGGCGGCGACACTCCACTCGAAGATCAACCGCAAGCGGCTCGACAAGCTCGACATCATCAAAATCTG TGAGGAGATTTTGAACCCCTCGGTGCCCATGGCTCTGAGGCTCTCTGGAATCCTCATGG GTGGCGTGGTGATCGTGTACGAGAGGAAGGTGAAGCTTTTCTACG CTGATGTGTCTCGGCTTCTG ACTGAGATCAACGAGGCATGGCGGATAAAACCGGCCACAGACACCACCGTCCTCTCCAAGGGTAAAGCCCAAGCCAA GTATGAAGCAGTAACATTACCAGAGAAAATTATCAATATGGTGGTGGAACAGCCCATGTTTTTCTCAGAGACTGACGGTGCCAGGTTCCGAGGAATG CAATTGGAAGATCTGGATGAACAGTACTTTAATGTCAATCTTGATGATGATGACTTCTCTCATGCTGATCAGTGTCATCAAG CTGAAGCAGTGAATATAACCCTGGTCGATAATTTTGAGTCTGGGCTTGCAGAAACTGATGTGTTCAATCGCTTTGAGAG ATTTGACATAGCAGATGATGAGACCACAGTCAATATCACTCCTGATGAGCACCCACAAGTTCCAAGTACGCTGGTTCCCTCACCACCTAGGCAGGAAGACCCTCCTCAGCAAGAAGAACAGTACTATGCTGCCCCCTCCCCTGTTCATGAAGAACCTCAACAAG GGGGACCAGAGGAGCAGAAGATGAAG CAACCACCTAAAGCATCAAAGCGGAAAGCATGTAGGGAACTCCCACAAGTAATTATGGACAATAACCAGATGATGATCCCGGGAAACATATATCAGACATGGCTGAAGGATGCGTCAAGCCTTGTCTCAAAAAGGCGTAAAGTTAACAGT AATTTTAATTTTATTCGATCAACCAAGATAAGTGATCTCGTGGACATCCCCCCAGCTGCTCTAATATCTCATGACAACTCACCCTCAGAATTATATTATCCTAAGCCACTTATGCAGCTCTGGAAGGACTGCACTGAAGTCAAGTCCACAAAAGCTTCTTCAG GAGGGCAGCGATCATCATCACAAGAACAACAGCCGAAAAACTCACCACCACATGAATTTCCACCTCAG GCTGGGGGAGAGTATGAGATGGAAACAGGTGGTCTGCCGATGGACTTCACAGATGGCATTGAAAAACTCAGAGCAAACATGAGTGCAGAGTATGACAGAGCTTACGATACTCTGCACAGTGACCATAGTGTTACTCCTGGAAGTCCTG CAGGGTTAAGTCACAGGTCTGCTTCAAGTTCTGGTGGCTCTGGACGGGCGTTTATACCATTGGATCCAGAAGTACAATTTCCATCAGGAAGTGGAAG GTCCAAGAGGGGGCGGCATTCATCTGCAAGAAGCTTGGGGAATCTTGATACTGTTGAGGAAAATTTTCCACTGGAGCAGGAAGTGATGGACTTCAAGATGAGAAGGCTTTCAGATTATGCTCCAACTCCTG ACCTACTGGAAGAAACTGAACCGACTCAAACCCCATATGAGAGGCGCTCCAATCCAATGGACAAGGTCACAGAAACAATCATGTC GCACCTCAAAGTTCATTTCGATAGCCCAGGTGCCCCGCAATCTGAATCCTTAAGTCATCTAGCTCATGGGATGACCAAAGCCAGGGCAGCCCGACTATTCTATCAAGCAACCg TTTTGGCAACTTGTGATTACATCAAGGTTACTCAGCTGAAACCGTACGGAGACATCTTGATCTCCAGAGGATCAAAGATGTGA
- the LOC136513618 gene encoding sister chromatid cohesion 1 protein 1-like isoform X2: MFYSHQLLARKEPLGQIWMAATLHSKINRKRLDKLDIIKICEEILNPSVPMALRLSGILMGGVVIVYERKVKLFYADVSRLLTEINEAWRIKPATDTTVLSKGKAQAKYEAVTLPEKIINMVVEQPMFFSETDGARFRGMQLEDLDEQYFNVNLDDDDFSHADQCHQAEAVNITLVDNFESGLAETDVFNRFERFDIADDETTVNITPDEHPQVPSTLVPSPPRQEDPPQQEEQYYAAPSPVHEEPQQGGPEEQKMKQQQPPKASKRKACRELPQVIMDNNQMMIPGNIYQTWLKDASSLVSKRRKVNSNFNFIRSTKISDLVDIPPAALISHDNSPSELYYPKPLMQLWKDCTEVKSTKASSGGQRSSSQEQQPKNSPPHEFPPQAGGEYEMETGGLPMDFTDGIEKLRANMSAEYDRAYDTLHSDHSVTPGSPGLSHRSASSSGGSGRAFIPLDPEVQFPSGSGRSKRGRHSSARSLGNLDTVEENFPLEQEVMDFKMRRLSDYAPTPDLLEETEPTQTPYERRSNPMDKVTETIMSHLKVHFDSPGAPQSESLSHLAHGMTKARAARLFYQATVLATCDYIKVTQLKPYGDILISRGSKM; encoded by the exons ATGTTCTACTCGCATCAGCTCCTCGCGCGGAAGGAGCCGCTCGGCCAGATATG GATGGCGGCGACACTCCACTCGAAGATCAACCGCAAGCGGCTCGACAAGCTCGACATCATCAAAATCTG TGAGGAGATTTTGAACCCCTCGGTGCCCATGGCTCTGAGGCTCTCTGGAATCCTCATGG GTGGCGTGGTGATCGTGTACGAGAGGAAGGTGAAGCTTTTCTACG CTGATGTGTCTCGGCTTCTG ACTGAGATCAACGAGGCATGGCGGATAAAACCGGCCACAGACACCACCGTCCTCTCCAAGGGTAAAGCCCAAGCCAA GTATGAAGCAGTAACATTACCAGAGAAAATTATCAATATGGTGGTGGAACAGCCCATGTTTTTCTCAGAGACTGACGGTGCCAGGTTCCGAGGAATG CAATTGGAAGATCTGGATGAACAGTACTTTAATGTCAATCTTGATGATGATGACTTCTCTCATGCTGATCAGTGTCATCAAG CTGAAGCAGTGAATATAACCCTGGTCGATAATTTTGAGTCTGGGCTTGCAGAAACTGATGTGTTCAATCGCTTTGAGAG ATTTGACATAGCAGATGATGAGACCACAGTCAATATCACTCCTGATGAGCACCCACAAGTTCCAAGTACGCTGGTTCCCTCACCACCTAGGCAGGAAGACCCTCCTCAGCAAGAAGAACAGTACTATGCTGCCCCCTCCCCTGTTCATGAAGAACCTCAACAAG GGGGACCAGAGGAGCAGAAGATGAAG CAGCAGCAACCACCTAAAGCATCAAAGCGGAAAGCATGTAGGGAACTCCCACAAGTAATTATGGACAATAACCAGATGATGATCCCGGGAAACATATATCAGACATGGCTGAAGGATGCGTCAAGCCTTGTCTCAAAAAGGCGTAAAGTTAACAGT AATTTTAATTTTATTCGATCAACCAAGATAAGTGATCTCGTGGACATCCCCCCAGCTGCTCTAATATCTCATGACAACTCACCCTCAGAATTATATTATCCTAAGCCACTTATGCAGCTCTGGAAGGACTGCACTGAAGTCAAGTCCACAAAAGCTTCTTCAG GAGGGCAGCGATCATCATCACAAGAACAACAGCCGAAAAACTCACCACCACATGAATTTCCACCTCAG GCTGGGGGAGAGTATGAGATGGAAACAGGTGGTCTGCCGATGGACTTCACAGATGGCATTGAAAAACTCAGAGCAAACATGAGTGCAGAGTATGACAGAGCTTACGATACTCTGCACAGTGACCATAGTGTTACTCCTGGAAGTCCTG GGTTAAGTCACAGGTCTGCTTCAAGTTCTGGTGGCTCTGGACGGGCGTTTATACCATTGGATCCAGAAGTACAATTTCCATCAGGAAGTGGAAG GTCCAAGAGGGGGCGGCATTCATCTGCAAGAAGCTTGGGGAATCTTGATACTGTTGAGGAAAATTTTCCACTGGAGCAGGAAGTGATGGACTTCAAGATGAGAAGGCTTTCAGATTATGCTCCAACTCCTG ACCTACTGGAAGAAACTGAACCGACTCAAACCCCATATGAGAGGCGCTCCAATCCAATGGACAAGGTCACAGAAACAATCATGTC GCACCTCAAAGTTCATTTCGATAGCCCAGGTGCCCCGCAATCTGAATCCTTAAGTCATCTAGCTCATGGGATGACCAAAGCCAGGGCAGCCCGACTATTCTATCAAGCAACCg TTTTGGCAACTTGTGATTACATCAAGGTTACTCAGCTGAAACCGTACGGAGACATCTTGATCTCCAGAGGATCAAAGATGTGA
- the LOC136513618 gene encoding sister chromatid cohesion 1 protein 1-like isoform X5 gives MFYSHQLLARKEPLGQIWMAATLHSKINRKRLDKLDIIKICEEILNPSVPMALRLSGILMGGVVIVYERKVKLFYADVSRLLTEINEAWRIKPATDTTVLSKGKAQAKYEAVTLPEKIINMVVEQPMFFSETDGARFRGMQLEDLDEQYFNVNLDDDDFSHADQCHQAEAVNITLVDNFESGLAETDVFNRFERFDIADDETTVNITPDEHPQVPSTLVPSPPRQEDPPQQEEQYYAAPSPVHEEPQQGGPEEQKMKQPPKASKRKACRELPQVIMDNNQMMIPGNIYQTWLKDASSLVSKRRKVNSNFNFIRSTKISDLVDIPPAALISHDNSPSELYYPKPLMQLWKDCTEVKSTKASSGGQRSSSQEQQPKNSPPHEFPPQAGGEYEMETGGLPMDFTDGIEKLRANMSAEYDRAYDTLHSDHSVTPGSPGLSHRSASSSGGSGRAFIPLDPEVQFPSGSGRSKRGRHSSARSLGNLDTVEENFPLEQEVMDFKMRRLSDYAPTPDLLEETEPTQTPYERRSNPMDKVTETIMSHLKVHFDSPGAPQSESLSHLAHGMTKARAARLFYQATVLATCDYIKVTQLKPYGDILISRGSKM, from the exons ATGTTCTACTCGCATCAGCTCCTCGCGCGGAAGGAGCCGCTCGGCCAGATATG GATGGCGGCGACACTCCACTCGAAGATCAACCGCAAGCGGCTCGACAAGCTCGACATCATCAAAATCTG TGAGGAGATTTTGAACCCCTCGGTGCCCATGGCTCTGAGGCTCTCTGGAATCCTCATGG GTGGCGTGGTGATCGTGTACGAGAGGAAGGTGAAGCTTTTCTACG CTGATGTGTCTCGGCTTCTG ACTGAGATCAACGAGGCATGGCGGATAAAACCGGCCACAGACACCACCGTCCTCTCCAAGGGTAAAGCCCAAGCCAA GTATGAAGCAGTAACATTACCAGAGAAAATTATCAATATGGTGGTGGAACAGCCCATGTTTTTCTCAGAGACTGACGGTGCCAGGTTCCGAGGAATG CAATTGGAAGATCTGGATGAACAGTACTTTAATGTCAATCTTGATGATGATGACTTCTCTCATGCTGATCAGTGTCATCAAG CTGAAGCAGTGAATATAACCCTGGTCGATAATTTTGAGTCTGGGCTTGCAGAAACTGATGTGTTCAATCGCTTTGAGAG ATTTGACATAGCAGATGATGAGACCACAGTCAATATCACTCCTGATGAGCACCCACAAGTTCCAAGTACGCTGGTTCCCTCACCACCTAGGCAGGAAGACCCTCCTCAGCAAGAAGAACAGTACTATGCTGCCCCCTCCCCTGTTCATGAAGAACCTCAACAAG GGGGACCAGAGGAGCAGAAGATGAAG CAACCACCTAAAGCATCAAAGCGGAAAGCATGTAGGGAACTCCCACAAGTAATTATGGACAATAACCAGATGATGATCCCGGGAAACATATATCAGACATGGCTGAAGGATGCGTCAAGCCTTGTCTCAAAAAGGCGTAAAGTTAACAGT AATTTTAATTTTATTCGATCAACCAAGATAAGTGATCTCGTGGACATCCCCCCAGCTGCTCTAATATCTCATGACAACTCACCCTCAGAATTATATTATCCTAAGCCACTTATGCAGCTCTGGAAGGACTGCACTGAAGTCAAGTCCACAAAAGCTTCTTCAG GAGGGCAGCGATCATCATCACAAGAACAACAGCCGAAAAACTCACCACCACATGAATTTCCACCTCAG GCTGGGGGAGAGTATGAGATGGAAACAGGTGGTCTGCCGATGGACTTCACAGATGGCATTGAAAAACTCAGAGCAAACATGAGTGCAGAGTATGACAGAGCTTACGATACTCTGCACAGTGACCATAGTGTTACTCCTGGAAGTCCTG GGTTAAGTCACAGGTCTGCTTCAAGTTCTGGTGGCTCTGGACGGGCGTTTATACCATTGGATCCAGAAGTACAATTTCCATCAGGAAGTGGAAG GTCCAAGAGGGGGCGGCATTCATCTGCAAGAAGCTTGGGGAATCTTGATACTGTTGAGGAAAATTTTCCACTGGAGCAGGAAGTGATGGACTTCAAGATGAGAAGGCTTTCAGATTATGCTCCAACTCCTG ACCTACTGGAAGAAACTGAACCGACTCAAACCCCATATGAGAGGCGCTCCAATCCAATGGACAAGGTCACAGAAACAATCATGTC GCACCTCAAAGTTCATTTCGATAGCCCAGGTGCCCCGCAATCTGAATCCTTAAGTCATCTAGCTCATGGGATGACCAAAGCCAGGGCAGCCCGACTATTCTATCAAGCAACCg TTTTGGCAACTTGTGATTACATCAAGGTTACTCAGCTGAAACCGTACGGAGACATCTTGATCTCCAGAGGATCAAAGATGTGA
- the LOC136513618 gene encoding sister chromatid cohesion 1 protein 1-like isoform X3: protein MFYSHQLLARKEPLGQIWMAATLHSKINRKRLDKLDIIKICEEILNPSVPMALRLSGILMGGVVIVYERKVKLFYADVSRLLTEINEAWRIKPATDTTVLSKGKAQAKYEAVTLPEKIINMVVEQPMFFSETDGARFRGMQLEDLDEQYFNVNLDDDDFSHADQCHQAEAVNITLVDNFESGLAETDVFNRFERFDIADDETTVNITPDEHPQVPSTLVPSPPRQEDPPQQEEQYYAAPSPVHEEPQQGGPEEQKMKQQPPKASKRKACRELPQVIMDNNQMMIPGNIYQTWLKDASSLVSKRRKVNSNFNFIRSTKISDLVDIPPAALISHDNSPSELYYPKPLMQLWKDCTEVKSTKASSGGQRSSSQEQQPKNSPPHEFPPQAGGEYEMETGGLPMDFTDGIEKLRANMSAEYDRAYDTLHSDHSVTPGSPAGLSHRSASSSGGSGRAFIPLDPEVQFPSGSGRSKRGRHSSARSLGNLDTVEENFPLEQEVMDFKMRRLSDYAPTPDLLEETEPTQTPYERRSNPMDKVTETIMSHLKVHFDSPGAPQSESLSHLAHGMTKARAARLFYQATVLATCDYIKVTQLKPYGDILISRGSKM from the exons ATGTTCTACTCGCATCAGCTCCTCGCGCGGAAGGAGCCGCTCGGCCAGATATG GATGGCGGCGACACTCCACTCGAAGATCAACCGCAAGCGGCTCGACAAGCTCGACATCATCAAAATCTG TGAGGAGATTTTGAACCCCTCGGTGCCCATGGCTCTGAGGCTCTCTGGAATCCTCATGG GTGGCGTGGTGATCGTGTACGAGAGGAAGGTGAAGCTTTTCTACG CTGATGTGTCTCGGCTTCTG ACTGAGATCAACGAGGCATGGCGGATAAAACCGGCCACAGACACCACCGTCCTCTCCAAGGGTAAAGCCCAAGCCAA GTATGAAGCAGTAACATTACCAGAGAAAATTATCAATATGGTGGTGGAACAGCCCATGTTTTTCTCAGAGACTGACGGTGCCAGGTTCCGAGGAATG CAATTGGAAGATCTGGATGAACAGTACTTTAATGTCAATCTTGATGATGATGACTTCTCTCATGCTGATCAGTGTCATCAAG CTGAAGCAGTGAATATAACCCTGGTCGATAATTTTGAGTCTGGGCTTGCAGAAACTGATGTGTTCAATCGCTTTGAGAG ATTTGACATAGCAGATGATGAGACCACAGTCAATATCACTCCTGATGAGCACCCACAAGTTCCAAGTACGCTGGTTCCCTCACCACCTAGGCAGGAAGACCCTCCTCAGCAAGAAGAACAGTACTATGCTGCCCCCTCCCCTGTTCATGAAGAACCTCAACAAG GGGGACCAGAGGAGCAGAAGATGAAG CAGCAACCACCTAAAGCATCAAAGCGGAAAGCATGTAGGGAACTCCCACAAGTAATTATGGACAATAACCAGATGATGATCCCGGGAAACATATATCAGACATGGCTGAAGGATGCGTCAAGCCTTGTCTCAAAAAGGCGTAAAGTTAACAGT AATTTTAATTTTATTCGATCAACCAAGATAAGTGATCTCGTGGACATCCCCCCAGCTGCTCTAATATCTCATGACAACTCACCCTCAGAATTATATTATCCTAAGCCACTTATGCAGCTCTGGAAGGACTGCACTGAAGTCAAGTCCACAAAAGCTTCTTCAG GAGGGCAGCGATCATCATCACAAGAACAACAGCCGAAAAACTCACCACCACATGAATTTCCACCTCAG GCTGGGGGAGAGTATGAGATGGAAACAGGTGGTCTGCCGATGGACTTCACAGATGGCATTGAAAAACTCAGAGCAAACATGAGTGCAGAGTATGACAGAGCTTACGATACTCTGCACAGTGACCATAGTGTTACTCCTGGAAGTCCTG CAGGGTTAAGTCACAGGTCTGCTTCAAGTTCTGGTGGCTCTGGACGGGCGTTTATACCATTGGATCCAGAAGTACAATTTCCATCAGGAAGTGGAAG GTCCAAGAGGGGGCGGCATTCATCTGCAAGAAGCTTGGGGAATCTTGATACTGTTGAGGAAAATTTTCCACTGGAGCAGGAAGTGATGGACTTCAAGATGAGAAGGCTTTCAGATTATGCTCCAACTCCTG ACCTACTGGAAGAAACTGAACCGACTCAAACCCCATATGAGAGGCGCTCCAATCCAATGGACAAGGTCACAGAAACAATCATGTC GCACCTCAAAGTTCATTTCGATAGCCCAGGTGCCCCGCAATCTGAATCCTTAAGTCATCTAGCTCATGGGATGACCAAAGCCAGGGCAGCCCGACTATTCTATCAAGCAACCg TTTTGGCAACTTGTGATTACATCAAGGTTACTCAGCTGAAACCGTACGGAGACATCTTGATCTCCAGAGGATCAAAGATGTGA